In Kineococcus sp. NBC_00420, a single genomic region encodes these proteins:
- a CDS encoding phosphotransferase — MTGTPPDETVLTGGGRSTVTRRGDVVLRPARPWSRTVMALLRHLADVGFEGSPRPVGDGFAADGREAVEFVPGGFVHPHAWSDDGTAAVGQLLRRLHDATATFVPPHDAEWQPWFGRDLGRTPRVLGHCDTGPWNIVARDGLPVALIDWETAGPVDPLVELAQAAWLNAHLVGDQVAELQGLGSIEDRARRLRLLVDGYGLARAHREALLDHVVSVIVADAHTQAVEAAVTPASTDPAPLWAMAWRTASADWVLRHRRPLLAALVD, encoded by the coding sequence GTGACCGGCACCCCGCCCGACGAGACCGTTCTCACCGGCGGTGGCCGCAGCACCGTCACCCGGCGGGGTGACGTCGTCCTGCGCCCGGCCCGTCCCTGGTCGCGCACCGTCATGGCCCTGCTGCGGCACCTGGCGGACGTCGGGTTCGAGGGTTCTCCCCGCCCCGTCGGTGACGGTTTCGCCGCCGACGGCCGCGAGGCGGTGGAGTTCGTCCCGGGCGGGTTCGTGCACCCGCACGCCTGGTCCGACGACGGGACCGCCGCGGTCGGCCAACTCCTCCGCCGGCTTCACGACGCGACGGCGACGTTCGTCCCCCCGCACGACGCGGAGTGGCAGCCCTGGTTCGGCCGGGACCTCGGGCGGACTCCCCGCGTCCTGGGGCACTGCGACACCGGACCGTGGAACATCGTCGCGAGGGACGGCCTCCCGGTGGCACTGATCGACTGGGAGACAGCGGGTCCGGTCGATCCCCTGGTCGAACTCGCGCAGGCGGCGTGGCTCAACGCGCACCTCGTGGGCGACCAGGTCGCCGAGCTCCAGGGTCTCGGGTCGATCGAGGACCGCGCCCGACGGTTGCGGCTGCTCGTCGACGGCTACGGCCTGGCCCGCGCACACCGTGAGGCCCTGCTGGACCACGTGGTCTCGGTGATCGTCGCGGACGCCCACACCCAGGCCGTGGAGGCCGCCGTCACGCCGGCCAGCACCGATCCGGCGCCGTTGTGGGCGATGGCGTGGCGCACCGCCAGTGCGGACTGGGTGCTGCGTCACCGTCGCCCGCTGCTCGCGGCTCTGGTGGACTGA
- a CDS encoding GGDEF domain-containing protein codes for MAIPAVRVTPLVDQVRALERARGYELLAQGEAAAAIEAAAEAAGDRVAAVRAALVRADGIGTTGDVETAGLIVQSAVRVAEETGDDELLARTHFLRFQLHLQAGDVAESRWHAIRAVEVLPADAPAWLRAEHLLALTVVLDRAVDSHEAVIAEVLAIAASEDDPALELFALNNTAWEHADVGHVDEAVRLAARMRRVAAASGIPLRMADLDTVATVELRAGRFEEAWSAITEAFQPGCPDNGADHEPIARLTAFRILIGLERTEAAFEQLQAARTLATERHLPGVLAEVEEADATYRATTGDWEGAYRAHVRFHREHVRLQDRQNAARALLAQVQFDASTARRDRDRFRTLALTDSLTGLPNRRAVEEHVREVLDGPGPVTVAIVDLDHFKRVNDERSHDAGDAVLRELGVLLRHYVDGAPGKFCARLGGEEFVVVWEGWSVSAVELSAETLRSGIEQHDWLPSAAGIPITVSVGFATTVAESLTTWSDLLARADARLYEAKRAGRNRVLGPQGPPAPHARGSGR; via the coding sequence GTGGCGATCCCTGCGGTGCGCGTCACGCCCCTGGTGGACCAGGTGCGTGCGCTCGAGCGCGCCCGCGGGTACGAACTGCTGGCCCAGGGCGAGGCCGCCGCGGCGATCGAGGCCGCGGCCGAGGCCGCGGGGGACCGCGTCGCCGCCGTCCGCGCCGCCCTCGTGCGGGCCGACGGCATCGGCACGACGGGCGACGTGGAGACCGCCGGCCTGATCGTGCAGAGCGCCGTCCGGGTCGCCGAGGAGACCGGCGACGACGAACTCCTCGCCCGCACCCACTTCCTGCGGTTCCAGTTGCACCTGCAGGCGGGAGACGTCGCCGAGTCCCGCTGGCACGCGATCCGTGCCGTCGAGGTCCTCCCCGCGGACGCCCCGGCCTGGTTGCGCGCCGAGCACCTCCTGGCGCTCACCGTCGTCCTCGACCGTGCCGTCGACTCCCACGAGGCCGTCATCGCGGAGGTCCTGGCGATCGCTGCGAGCGAGGACGACCCGGCGCTGGAACTCTTCGCGCTGAACAACACCGCCTGGGAGCACGCCGACGTCGGGCACGTCGACGAGGCCGTCCGGCTGGCCGCACGCATGCGCCGCGTCGCCGCCGCCTCGGGGATCCCGCTGCGCATGGCCGACCTCGACACCGTCGCCACGGTCGAGCTGCGGGCGGGGCGGTTCGAGGAGGCCTGGTCGGCCATCACCGAGGCGTTCCAGCCGGGCTGTCCCGACAACGGCGCCGACCACGAACCCATCGCGCGCCTCACGGCGTTCCGGATCCTCATCGGTCTCGAGCGGACCGAGGCGGCGTTCGAGCAGCTCCAGGCCGCCCGCACCCTGGCGACCGAGCGGCACCTCCCGGGGGTGCTCGCCGAGGTCGAGGAGGCGGACGCGACCTACCGCGCCACGACGGGCGACTGGGAGGGGGCCTACCGCGCGCACGTCCGCTTCCACCGGGAGCACGTGCGCCTGCAGGACCGTCAGAACGCCGCGCGAGCCCTGCTCGCCCAGGTGCAGTTCGACGCCTCCACCGCCCGACGCGACCGGGACAGGTTCCGCACCCTCGCGCTCACGGACTCCCTCACGGGTCTGCCCAACCGTCGCGCGGTCGAGGAGCACGTCCGCGAGGTGCTCGACGGGCCCGGCCCCGTCACCGTCGCCATCGTGGACCTCGACCACTTCAAACGCGTCAACGACGAACGTTCCCACGACGCCGGTGACGCCGTCCTGCGTGAGCTGGGGGTCCTGCTGCGGCACTACGTCGACGGTGCCCCGGGGAAGTTCTGCGCACGCCTCGGCGGTGAGGAGTTCGTCGTCGTGTGGGAGGGGTGGTCCGTCAGCGCCGTCGAACTCTCGGCGGAGACGCTGCGGTCCGGGATCGAGCAGCACGACTGGCTCCCCTCTGCGGCAGGGATTCCCATCACGGTCAGCGTCGGTTTCGCCACGACCGTCGCCGAATCGCTGACGACCTGGTCCGACCTCCTGGCCCGTGCCGACGCCCGCCTCTACGAGGCCAAGCGCGCTGGACGCAACCGGGTCCTCGGCCCGCAGGGTCCACCCGCACCGCACGCTCGGGGCTCCGGTCGCTGA
- a CDS encoding VOC family protein, with protein sequence MTMTTTVISVALPVADQDAALAFYTGVLGCELRYDVEVWPGARMVEVVPPGSRVGLVLLPPDTPLPMALRLGTRDADAAYERLAGAEGVVLHNAEVLRWDGVPAMFHFSDPDGNQLVYLQETPMPDDDA encoded by the coding sequence ATGACGATGACAACGACCGTGATCAGCGTTGCGCTGCCGGTGGCGGACCAGGACGCCGCCCTGGCCTTCTACACCGGCGTCCTGGGGTGCGAACTGCGCTACGACGTGGAGGTGTGGCCGGGGGCACGCATGGTGGAGGTGGTCCCGCCGGGCTCGCGCGTGGGTCTGGTCCTGCTGCCACCGGACACCCCGCTGCCGATGGCGCTGCGGTTGGGTACGCGCGACGCCGACGCCGCGTACGAACGGCTGGCAGGCGCGGAGGGTGTGGTGCTTCACAACGCGGAGGTCCTGCGCTGGGACGGCGTGCCGGCGATGTTCCACTTCAGCGACCCCGACGGCAACCAGCTGGTCTACCTCCAGGAGACGCCGATGCCTGACGACGACGCCTGA
- a CDS encoding DNA-3-methyladenine glycosylase family protein, translating to MLNLTPRGPFSLAAGRRFLDGFAPAGRTVEDGPLRLAFAPDGRGATTGVALTQSGDGVVHAEVVGAEPPGFADHLARVLSLDVDGTGFPAVADRDPVVGRLLASYPGLRPVGFYSPYEAACWAVVTQRLRITQAAGVVAGIRARWGEAAEVAGRPVAAFPSAAVLREVAGELPLPDVKRERLRGLAEAALDGRLDGARLRAMSAEEAVADVSLLAGIGPFSAELVVVRGAGHPDRFPTSEGRLHDSMRQLYDLPGADVEELASVARAWAPYRTWVAVLLRVDREASTGEIARGARVTLAAAARRGSR from the coding sequence GTGCTGAACCTGACCCCCCGCGGACCGTTCTCGCTCGCCGCCGGCAGGCGCTTCCTGGACGGTTTCGCCCCCGCGGGCCGGACGGTCGAGGACGGCCCGCTCCGGTTGGCGTTCGCGCCCGACGGCCGCGGCGCGACGACCGGTGTCGCGCTCACCCAGTCTGGCGACGGTGTGGTCCACGCCGAGGTCGTGGGGGCCGAGCCGCCGGGGTTCGCCGACCACCTGGCTCGCGTCCTGTCCCTGGACGTGGACGGCACCGGCTTCCCCGCCGTCGCCGACCGGGACCCCGTCGTCGGTCGGCTTCTCGCCTCCTACCCCGGACTGCGACCGGTCGGTTTCTACTCGCCCTACGAGGCGGCCTGCTGGGCCGTGGTCACGCAGCGGTTGCGGATCACCCAGGCCGCCGGGGTCGTCGCGGGCATCCGGGCCCGTTGGGGGGAGGCCGCCGAGGTCGCCGGCCGTCCGGTGGCGGCGTTCCCGTCCGCCGCGGTGCTGCGCGAGGTGGCCGGGGAACTCCCGCTGCCCGACGTGAAGCGGGAACGGCTGCGCGGCCTCGCCGAGGCCGCCCTCGACGGGCGGCTCGACGGCGCCCGGTTGCGCGCGATGTCTGCGGAGGAGGCGGTCGCCGACGTCAGCCTGCTGGCGGGGATCGGCCCCTTCTCCGCCGAGCTCGTGGTCGTGCGGGGTGCGGGCCACCCGGACCGGTTCCCGACCAGCGAGGGGCGCCTGCACGACTCGATGCGCCAGCTGTACGACCTACCCGGAGCCGACGTCGAGGAGCTGGCCTCCGTGGCCCGCGCCTGGGCCCCGTACCGGACCTGGGTCGCCGTGCTGCTCCGCGTCGACCGCGAGGCCAGCACCGGCGAGATCGCCCGCGGGGCCAGGGTCACCCTCGCAGCCGCCGCCCGCAGAGGGTCACGCTGA
- a CDS encoding ribbon-helix-helix domain-containing protein → MKLSISLSEADVAALDEHVRATGLPSRSAAIQRAVRALTHQQLEQDYAAAWKDWDDSGDREVWEGAGTDGLR, encoded by the coding sequence GTGAAGCTCAGCATCAGCCTCTCCGAAGCCGACGTCGCCGCCCTCGACGAACACGTCCGCGCGACCGGTCTGCCGTCTCGATCCGCGGCGATCCAGCGGGCCGTCCGGGCACTGACCCACCAGCAGTTGGAGCAGGACTACGCCGCCGCGTGGAAGGACTGGGACGACTCCGGGGACCGTGAGGTGTGGGAAGGCGCCGGTACCGACGGACTGCGCTGA
- a CDS encoding Lrp/AsnC family transcriptional regulator, translating to MPLDLDATDHRIVEQLQLDGRISVADLARTINLSASATAERLRRLTEGGVVTGYSAVVDPQALGFAITAFVRLAYPTGNYKPFHDVVDTTPEIVEAHHVTGADCFIVKVVARSMPDLERIAGRLATLGGITTNVVYSSPLPRRRLPPA from the coding sequence GTGCCTCTCGACCTCGACGCCACCGACCACCGCATCGTCGAGCAGCTGCAGCTCGACGGCCGGATCTCCGTCGCCGACCTGGCCCGGACGATCAACCTCTCCGCCAGCGCCACCGCCGAACGGCTGCGCCGCCTCACCGAGGGGGGCGTGGTCACGGGCTACAGCGCGGTCGTCGACCCGCAGGCCCTCGGGTTCGCGATCACGGCGTTCGTGCGGCTGGCCTACCCGACCGGCAACTACAAGCCCTTCCACGACGTCGTCGACACGACCCCGGAGATCGTCGAGGCGCACCACGTGACGGGCGCGGACTGCTTCATCGTCAAGGTCGTCGCCCGCTCCATGCCGGACCTGGAACGGATCGCCGGGCGGTTGGCGACGCTCGGTGGCATCACGACGAACGTCGTGTACTCCAGCCCGCTCCCGAGGCGTCGCCTGCCACCGGCCTGA
- a CDS encoding type II toxin-antitoxin system PemK/MazF family toxin, with product MMRRGEVRLVDFDPVQGSEANKRRPAVVVSNDRANAVAERLGRGVITVVPVTSNTAKVFPFQVFLAAEDTGLNLDSKAQAEQVRAVSVDRLGPALGRLPFEALDALDDALRLHLDL from the coding sequence CTGATGCGCCGCGGAGAAGTACGCCTCGTCGATTTCGACCCGGTCCAGGGCAGCGAGGCGAACAAGCGCCGACCGGCGGTCGTGGTCAGCAACGACCGGGCCAACGCGGTCGCCGAGCGTTTGGGGCGAGGAGTGATCACCGTGGTCCCGGTGACCAGCAACACGGCCAAGGTGTTTCCCTTCCAGGTGTTCCTCGCGGCAGAGGACACCGGACTGAACCTCGACTCCAAGGCTCAAGCGGAGCAGGTCCGCGCCGTGTCGGTCGATCGCCTGGGGCCGGCGCTGGGGCGGTTGCCGTTCGAGGCGTTGGACGCCCTCGACGACGCCTTGCGGCTGCACCTGGATCTCTGA
- a CDS encoding YceI family protein gives MAQASGKYVTGTWIIDPQHSTVKFSIRHLITKKVPDVFTEFDGRIVTRPDVTRSSVQASIQVRSMNTFDTRRDDGTRSKDPFDAENHPAITYTSTAITPSNDDVRIHGSLTMRGVTRPVVLEVTQIRFERDAEGRHDVRFRATGQVNRQDFGVRFGVPLDRQGVLAGNRVDIELGVTARLLDDQDDELVTRAGGH, from the coding sequence ATGGCACAAGCATCCGGCAAGTACGTGACGGGGACCTGGATCATCGATCCACAGCACAGCACGGTGAAGTTCTCGATCCGCCACTTGATCACCAAGAAGGTGCCAGATGTCTTCACCGAGTTCGACGGCCGGATCGTGACCCGTCCCGACGTCACCAGGTCCTCCGTCCAGGCGAGCATCCAGGTGCGCTCGATGAACACCTTCGACACCCGGCGTGATGACGGAACCCGCTCCAAGGACCCGTTCGACGCCGAGAACCACCCGGCGATCACGTACACCTCGACCGCCATCACACCGAGCAACGACGACGTTCGAATCCACGGCTCCCTCACCATGCGCGGCGTCACCCGCCCCGTCGTGCTGGAGGTGACACAGATCCGGTTCGAGCGCGACGCCGAAGGACGCCACGACGTCCGGTTCCGTGCGACGGGGCAGGTGAATCGTCAGGACTTCGGAGTCCGCTTCGGCGTTCCCCTCGATCGACAGGGGGTCTTGGCGGGCAACCGGGTCGACATCGAGCTCGGAGTCACCGCTCGCCTGCTCGACGACCAGGACGACGAGCTCGTCACAAGAGCCGGAGGTCACTGA
- a CDS encoding RNA polymerase sigma factor — protein MSAPRQEVDAVQGPGSARQTQEEAAFEELYRQTRADLLAYLHRRSGGWAGGTGAVEAADLLAQVYLVAWRRRNVLPPAGQRRPWLYGIARRVLAEYHRAAPAHVSLEDLTHEPSDMRMDWEGGGLVVADGNVTGSSAEAVVLHQALAGLGEVDRELLLLTVLDRLSSGEAARALGISSGAARVRLHRARRRLRTHDGLLSLLEAYGPPILRLAPDLGVQTAPDVHDVPETRC, from the coding sequence ATGAGCGCACCGCGTCAGGAGGTGGACGCGGTGCAGGGCCCTGGCTCGGCGCGGCAGACGCAGGAGGAGGCCGCCTTCGAGGAGTTGTACCGCCAGACCCGGGCGGATCTGCTCGCCTACCTGCACCGACGAAGTGGCGGGTGGGCCGGGGGCACTGGCGCCGTTGAGGCAGCGGATCTGCTCGCGCAGGTCTACCTGGTGGCCTGGCGTCGTCGCAACGTCCTGCCCCCTGCGGGGCAGCGGCGGCCGTGGCTGTACGGCATCGCGCGCCGGGTTCTGGCTGAGTACCACCGCGCTGCACCGGCTCACGTATCTCTGGAAGATCTGACCCACGAGCCGAGCGATATGCGGATGGACTGGGAGGGTGGCGGTCTCGTCGTCGCTGACGGGAACGTCACGGGAAGTTCAGCAGAGGCCGTTGTGCTGCATCAGGCCCTCGCCGGCTTGGGAGAGGTGGATCGGGAACTACTGCTGCTGACGGTGTTGGACAGGCTGAGCAGCGGTGAAGCGGCGCGGGCCTTGGGGATTAGCTCCGGGGCAGCACGTGTTCGACTGCACCGTGCCCGCCGCCGCCTGCGGACCCACGACGGGCTCCTGTCGTTGCTCGAGGCGTACGGCCCACCGATCTTGCGTCTTGCTCCCGACCTTGGTGTGCAGACCGCACCTGATGTTCACGATGTCCCTGAGACGAGGTGCTGA
- a CDS encoding alpha/beta fold hydrolase → MGTITAGQENSTSIELYYEDHGTGQPVVLIHGYPLDGSSWERQSRELLAAGYRVITYDRRGFGRSSKVGTGYDYDTFAADLNAVLTTLDLDDVILVGFSMGTGELARYAKLFGTDRVAKFAFLASVEPGMLGQGVPQSVFDDIAASAKKDRFAWFSDFYANFYNLDENLGSRISQQAVDASWNTAVGSAPVAAYAVVPSWIEDFTADVAAVRASEKPALIVHGTADRILPIEATGRPFHAAFPEADYHEIDGAPHGLGWTHAEELNAILLPFVQA, encoded by the coding sequence ATGGGCACCATCACCGCCGGCCAGGAGAACTCGACCTCCATCGAGCTGTACTACGAAGACCACGGCACGGGGCAGCCGGTCGTCCTCATCCACGGCTACCCGCTCGACGGCTCCTCCTGGGAACGTCAGAGCCGCGAACTGCTCGCCGCCGGGTACCGCGTCATCACCTACGACCGCCGCGGTTTCGGCCGGTCCTCCAAGGTGGGCACCGGTTACGACTACGACACCTTCGCGGCCGACCTGAACGCCGTCCTCACGACGCTGGACCTCGACGACGTCATCCTCGTCGGGTTCTCCATGGGCACCGGCGAACTCGCCCGCTACGCCAAGCTCTTCGGCACCGACCGCGTCGCGAAGTTCGCGTTCCTCGCCTCCGTCGAACCCGGCATGCTCGGCCAGGGGGTTCCGCAGTCGGTGTTCGACGACATCGCGGCCTCGGCGAAGAAGGACCGCTTCGCCTGGTTCTCCGACTTCTACGCGAACTTCTACAACCTCGACGAGAACCTCGGGTCGCGCATCTCGCAGCAGGCCGTGGACGCCAGCTGGAACACCGCCGTCGGCAGTGCCCCGGTCGCCGCCTACGCCGTCGTCCCCAGCTGGATCGAGGACTTCACCGCCGACGTCGCCGCGGTGCGCGCCAGCGAGAAGCCCGCCCTCATCGTCCACGGCACCGCGGACCGGATCCTGCCGATCGAGGCCACCGGCCGTCCGTTCCACGCCGCGTTCCCCGAGGCCGACTACCACGAGATCGACGGTGCGCCGCACGGTCTCGGCTGGACCCACGCCGAGGAGCTCAACGCGATCCTGCTTCCCTTCGTCCAGGCCTGA
- a CDS encoding TetR/AcrR family transcriptional regulator, with protein sequence MTTDTAADRDRIVEAADRLFNRSGVQAVGMDAVRAESGVPLKRIYAAFPSKDALLLAVLHHRSGSWDAGLAGAAATATTPRERLLAVYDFLDEWFRGNDFRGCGFINAFGELGGVSPEVVDLVRAQKASFQAYVADLVDELGAPQLLAPQLALLAEGAQTTAAISGDPVAAAHARSAAETLIDVALTGR encoded by the coding sequence ATGACGACCGACACCGCGGCAGACCGCGACCGCATCGTGGAGGCCGCCGACCGGCTGTTCAACCGCAGCGGCGTGCAGGCCGTCGGGATGGACGCCGTCCGCGCGGAATCCGGGGTGCCGCTCAAGCGCATCTACGCCGCCTTCCCGTCGAAGGACGCCCTCCTCCTCGCCGTCCTGCACCACCGCAGCGGCAGCTGGGACGCCGGACTCGCCGGGGCGGCCGCCACCGCGACGACCCCGCGCGAGCGCCTGCTCGCCGTCTACGACTTCCTCGACGAGTGGTTCCGCGGCAACGACTTCCGCGGCTGCGGGTTCATCAACGCCTTCGGTGAGCTGGGCGGCGTCTCCCCGGAGGTCGTCGACCTGGTGCGGGCGCAGAAGGCGTCCTTCCAGGCCTACGTGGCCGACCTCGTCGACGAGCTGGGCGCCCCGCAGCTGCTCGCACCGCAACTCGCCCTCCTCGCCGAGGGCGCGCAGACGACCGCGGCGATCAGCGGCGATCCCGTCGCCGCGGCACACGCCCGCTCGGCCGCGGAGACCCTCATCGACGTCGCGCTTACGGGACGCTGA
- a CDS encoding SDR family NAD(P)-dependent oxidoreductase, translating to MTEAKLPTATPPTSGTPATARATVDAQESADEETTTVVESSPRPRSLFDKTMIVTGGGRGLGAAISTALVAAGASVVITGRDETSLHTHADRLGPSCTYLVGDLTEADAAAVLVREVLQRHGRIDGLVNNAGIAPFQPVQHLQASTIDHVLALDVRAPLLLIAAAAPYLQPGAGIVNISSAMAAVGQPTTSLYAAAKGALDAATRALAAELGPQGVRVNAIRPGLTRTDATAFAYDDQAGMDRFLRTLPLERAATSEEAAALVLFLLSDAASFITAQIIAVDGGYTATDLSVLGAHGLFSSAVS from the coding sequence ATGACCGAGGCGAAGTTGCCCACAGCCACGCCCCCCACATCAGGCACCCCCGCGACAGCTCGCGCGACGGTCGACGCGCAGGAATCCGCCGACGAAGAGACCACTACCGTGGTGGAGAGCAGCCCTCGACCACGCTCGTTGTTCGACAAGACGATGATCGTGACCGGGGGCGGACGTGGTCTCGGCGCCGCCATCAGCACAGCCCTCGTAGCTGCCGGGGCTTCCGTGGTCATCACCGGCCGCGACGAGACGTCGCTGCACACCCACGCCGATCGACTGGGGCCCTCCTGCACCTACCTGGTGGGTGACCTGACCGAAGCGGACGCCGCGGCTGTCCTGGTTCGTGAAGTGCTGCAGCGACATGGCCGCATCGACGGCCTGGTCAACAACGCCGGGATCGCACCGTTCCAACCCGTGCAGCACCTGCAGGCGTCCACGATCGATCACGTCCTGGCCTTGGACGTACGTGCTCCACTGCTCCTGATCGCGGCAGCTGCACCGTACCTGCAGCCAGGCGCCGGCATCGTCAACATCTCCTCCGCGATGGCGGCCGTGGGCCAGCCGACGACCAGTCTGTACGCCGCGGCCAAGGGTGCGCTGGACGCCGCCACCCGAGCCCTGGCGGCAGAGCTGGGACCTCAGGGTGTGCGGGTCAACGCGATCCGCCCCGGGCTGACGCGCACTGATGCCACTGCCTTCGCCTACGACGACCAGGCCGGTATGGATCGCTTTCTCCGCACCCTCCCCCTCGAGCGGGCCGCGACCAGCGAAGAGGCCGCCGCGCTGGTGCTGTTCCTGCTCAGTGACGCGGCCTCGTTCATCACCGCTCAGATCATCGCGGTCGACGGTGGCTACACGGCCACGGACCTCTCGGTGCTGGGAGCACACGGGCTCTTCAGCTCCGCGGTCTCCTGA
- a CDS encoding GNAT family N-acetyltransferase: MTTSWRIATHAEEPLDPSAVLALFAAEGWWPERTPSTVQDVLDRGPAVAARVGRRVVGFARAVSDGAFRAYVEDVVVDREFRGRGLARELLEALLEQLPDGATTTLFCDPELVELYRGAGFSDTRQVVLHRRPRVEFVLTPPAEADDVLTAYYEDIVTRWYGRPATPAEVSRAMAEGPSHDLTGPTGALFVVRDGPRELGCGGLRHVDADVTELTRVWIAPAARGRGLGSRLVRRLEGFAAENGRTRIRLDTRDDLVEARAMYARLGYADVEPFNDDPYAHHWLGRDLP, encoded by the coding sequence GTGACGACGTCCTGGCGCATCGCGACCCACGCGGAGGAACCGCTCGACCCCTCCGCGGTGCTCGCCCTCTTCGCGGCCGAGGGGTGGTGGCCCGAGCGCACCCCGTCGACCGTGCAGGACGTCCTGGACCGCGGGCCTGCCGTCGCGGCTCGGGTCGGCCGGCGCGTGGTGGGTTTCGCCCGGGCGGTCTCCGACGGGGCGTTCCGCGCGTACGTCGAGGACGTCGTCGTCGACCGGGAGTTCCGCGGCCGGGGTCTCGCCCGGGAACTCCTCGAGGCCCTGCTCGAACAACTCCCGGACGGTGCGACGACGACCCTGTTCTGCGACCCGGAACTCGTCGAGCTCTACCGAGGCGCAGGGTTCTCCGACACCCGCCAGGTCGTGCTGCACCGGCGTCCCCGGGTCGAGTTCGTGCTGACCCCTCCCGCCGAGGCGGACGACGTCCTCACGGCGTACTACGAGGACATCGTCACTCGCTGGTACGGGCGTCCCGCGACGCCCGCCGAGGTGAGCCGGGCGATGGCGGAAGGTCCCAGCCACGACCTCACGGGTCCGACGGGTGCGCTGTTCGTGGTCCGTGACGGCCCACGCGAACTCGGCTGCGGCGGGCTGCGCCACGTGGACGCGGACGTCACGGAACTCACCCGGGTCTGGATCGCCCCCGCCGCCCGGGGGCGGGGTCTCGGCAGCCGGCTCGTCCGGCGTCTCGAGGGTTTCGCCGCGGAGAACGGACGGACGAGGATCCGCCTCGACACCCGCGACGACCTCGTCGAGGCCCGGGCGATGTACGCCCGGCTCGGTTACGCCGACGTCGAGCCCTTCAACGACGACCCGTACGCCCACCACTGGCTGGGCCGCGACCTGCCCTGA
- a CDS encoding SigE family RNA polymerase sigma factor, which produces MNQPGHDPQPGPAPSSTPHPTHPSHQQRDRDFEDWASTHVDHLLRTALFLTGDHHSAEDLLQDTLERTYLHWRRVQEPAAYARTVMARAVTDRWRRLGRRPREVTLDAVLDAVGSDQHGHRSSSTGEDAAVRYADQDEAFTALRQLSPRQRAVLVLRYYEDWTEAQIADALNCSTGTVKTQASRGLARLRQLLGTARADPPDISTSSTGTAALTFALSPHVLAPSQHPVPSSEERT; this is translated from the coding sequence GTGAACCAGCCAGGGCACGACCCCCAGCCGGGCCCTGCCCCCAGCTCTACACCGCACCCCACCCACCCCAGCCATCAGCAGCGCGACCGCGACTTCGAGGACTGGGCAAGCACACACGTCGACCACCTGCTGCGCACCGCGCTGTTCCTCACCGGCGACCACCACAGCGCCGAGGACCTCCTACAGGACACCCTCGAACGCACCTACCTGCACTGGCGACGAGTACAAGAGCCTGCCGCTTACGCCCGTACCGTCATGGCCCGCGCTGTCACCGACCGCTGGCGCCGACTGGGCCGCCGCCCCCGTGAGGTCACCCTTGATGCCGTCTTGGACGCGGTGGGATCCGACCAGCACGGCCACCGATCCAGCTCGACGGGTGAGGACGCCGCGGTCCGCTACGCCGACCAGGACGAAGCCTTCACCGCGTTGCGCCAGCTTTCGCCTCGTCAGCGGGCGGTGCTGGTGCTGCGCTACTACGAGGACTGGACCGAAGCCCAGATCGCCGACGCGCTGAACTGTTCCACCGGCACGGTCAAGACCCAAGCCTCGCGCGGCCTGGCCCGGCTGCGGCAGCTGCTGGGTACTGCCCGTGCGGACCCACCCGACATCAGCACCAGCAGTACCGGCACCGCCGCCCTGACCTTTGCCCTGTCTCCCCATGTCCTCGCCCCCTCCCAGCACCCGGTTCCCTCGTCCGAGGAGCGCACCTGA